A window of Fodinibius salinus contains these coding sequences:
- a CDS encoding inositol monophosphatase family protein, giving the protein MSKYLEELTVSKKAVKSAAEIIQNYQTERNFSVDYKGKNDLVTEADVKAEEQILSIIESNFPADYILAEESAEELTLPEERTWLIDPIDGTTNFAHGFPVYCVSIGLWENRKPQVGVVLEVSSGELFTALNGHGAYRNGNPISVSKCDDPQKAMVGTGFPYNDMSLVDHYLQFFRMLMNNVQAVRRAGAASYDLCCVACGRFDGFYEYALNPWDVGAAALIVQEAGGIVSDWKGSDNWLLGRRIMAGNAVVHDFLLDEMENYFSEEERNGRREMI; this is encoded by the coding sequence ATGTCAAAGTATTTAGAAGAGTTAACCGTATCAAAAAAGGCCGTAAAATCGGCGGCTGAAATTATTCAAAATTATCAGACGGAACGCAACTTCTCGGTTGATTACAAAGGCAAAAACGATCTGGTGACAGAGGCTGATGTAAAAGCGGAAGAGCAAATTCTTTCTATCATCGAAAGCAACTTTCCCGCAGATTATATTTTGGCTGAAGAAAGTGCAGAAGAATTGACACTCCCGGAAGAACGTACCTGGCTAATTGATCCCATTGACGGGACTACTAATTTTGCGCATGGCTTCCCGGTTTACTGTGTGTCTATCGGGTTATGGGAAAATCGCAAGCCGCAAGTAGGAGTGGTGCTTGAGGTTTCATCCGGCGAACTGTTTACAGCGCTCAACGGCCACGGTGCTTATCGGAATGGAAACCCGATCTCTGTATCAAAATGTGATGATCCTCAAAAGGCTATGGTAGGTACAGGGTTTCCCTATAATGATATGAGTCTGGTTGATCATTACCTGCAGTTTTTTCGCATGCTGATGAATAATGTTCAGGCTGTTCGGCGTGCCGGTGCGGCTTCTTACGATTTATGTTGTGTGGCATGTGGACGTTTTGACGGCTTTTATGAGTACGCGCTCAATCCCTGGGATGTTGGTGCTGCGGCTTTAATTGTGCAAGAGGCCGGGGGTATTGTTTCTGACTGGAAGGGTAGTGACAACTGGCTACTTGGCCGGCGTATTATGGCGGGGAATGCAGTGGTGCATGATTTTTTGCTGGATGAAATGGAAAACTATTTTTCGGAAGAGGAGCGAAACGGCAGACGTGAAATGATATAA
- the bshB1 gene encoding bacillithiol biosynthesis deacetylase BshB1, giving the protein MTDMQLDVLALAPHPDDTELCCGGTLTALVNQGKSVGVVDFTRGEMGSRGTPEQRLSEAQDAAEIIGLEVRKNLGLPDTKLKSIREYQKKIIQQIRAYQPHICIVGAPSDRHPDHGNGTQLALDAIFYSGLTKIETTGEEGNLQDRWRPSHVLHFMQDRPFKPDIVFDISDTFETKKEAILAFETQFNVQDTGDDPETYISNEQFFEGIEARARHYGHLIGAKYGEPFKYHNGPVPMESFETFFETEPQR; this is encoded by the coding sequence ATGACTGATATGCAACTCGATGTTTTAGCTTTAGCACCTCATCCTGATGACACTGAACTTTGCTGCGGAGGTACTCTTACCGCACTCGTCAACCAGGGCAAAAGTGTAGGCGTTGTGGACTTTACCCGCGGAGAGATGGGCAGTCGCGGAACCCCGGAACAACGGCTTTCTGAAGCTCAAGATGCAGCTGAAATTATTGGCCTTGAAGTCCGCAAAAATCTGGGCCTGCCAGATACAAAGCTTAAAAGCATACGCGAATATCAGAAAAAAATTATTCAACAAATTCGAGCCTATCAGCCGCATATCTGCATTGTTGGCGCTCCCTCGGACCGCCATCCCGATCACGGCAACGGCACCCAACTTGCGCTGGATGCAATTTTCTACAGCGGACTCACAAAAATTGAGACAACCGGTGAAGAAGGTAATCTTCAGGACCGTTGGCGACCGTCGCATGTGCTCCATTTTATGCAGGACCGCCCCTTTAAGCCCGACATTGTTTTTGACATTTCGGATACCTTTGAAACAAAGAAGGAGGCTATTTTAGCTTTCGAAACCCAGTTTAATGTTCAGGATACCGGCGATGATCCGGAAACATATATCTCAAACGAGCAGTTTTTTGAGGGTATTGAAGCGCGGGCTCGTCACTATGGACACCTGATCGGGGCCAAATACGGAGAGCCGTTTAAATATCACAACGGACCAGTACCTATGGAATCATTTGAAACATTTTTTGAGACGGAACCACAGCGGTGA
- a CDS encoding glycosyltransferase has product MIKATKQLLIIGYVWPEPDSSAAGRRMMELISIFQSAGWQITFATSAAESEYRTDLESLGVETVSIEVNSSTFDDFVSNLQPAAVLFDRFVIEEQFGWRVAEQCPNALRILDTEDLHFLRRSRKEAVKEEHTFTENDLLDEDTAKREIASIYRSDLSLIISEYEMQLLTSFFDIDDELLCYIPFLFDEIDKQKSRSWPSFDDRKHFMTIGNFHHPPNWDSVWYLHEKIWPLIRKELPEAQLHIYGSYVTQQARELHNPEKGFFIEGRAKKSQEVIQQARIMLAPLRFGAGLKGKLIEAMQCGTPSVTTAIGAEGLNGELPWAGEIADSPEDIAFKAVELYSNQTAWSRAQKNGINIINNRFVGPDFTKQFMERVKKISDSLESHRRQNFMGQMLQHHRVASTEYMSRWIEEKNS; this is encoded by the coding sequence ATGATCAAAGCAACAAAACAGCTTTTGATAATCGGGTACGTTTGGCCGGAGCCCGACTCATCGGCGGCAGGCAGGAGAATGATGGAGCTGATTTCGATATTTCAGTCCGCCGGTTGGCAAATTACCTTTGCTACCTCTGCAGCAGAGAGTGAATATCGGACCGATTTGGAGTCGCTCGGTGTTGAAACCGTTTCCATTGAGGTAAACAGCTCAACATTTGATGATTTTGTGAGTAATTTACAGCCTGCTGCTGTTTTGTTTGATCGTTTTGTGATTGAAGAACAGTTTGGATGGCGGGTGGCCGAGCAGTGCCCCAATGCCTTGCGTATTCTAGATACCGAAGATCTGCACTTTTTGCGTCGGAGTCGCAAAGAAGCAGTGAAAGAGGAGCATACATTTACTGAGAATGATCTTCTGGATGAAGATACAGCCAAGCGCGAAATAGCCAGCATTTATCGGTCAGATTTGTCGCTGATCATTTCAGAATATGAGATGCAGTTGCTGACCAGCTTTTTTGATATTGATGATGAACTGTTGTGTTATATTCCTTTTCTGTTCGATGAGATTGACAAGCAGAAATCACGTAGTTGGCCATCGTTTGATGATCGCAAACATTTTATGACTATCGGTAACTTTCATCACCCACCTAACTGGGATTCGGTTTGGTATCTTCATGAAAAAATCTGGCCGCTGATACGAAAAGAACTGCCCGAAGCCCAGCTTCATATTTATGGTTCATATGTCACACAGCAAGCAAGGGAGCTCCATAATCCCGAGAAGGGATTTTTTATAGAGGGACGAGCAAAAAAATCCCAGGAAGTAATACAGCAAGCCCGTATTATGTTGGCACCACTTAGGTTTGGGGCGGGACTCAAAGGAAAATTGATAGAAGCCATGCAGTGTGGTACTCCCAGCGTGACGACTGCAATCGGAGCCGAAGGATTGAACGGCGAGCTGCCATGGGCCGGGGAAATAGCTGACAGTCCTGAGGATATTGCATTTAAAGCTGTAGAATTGTACAGCAACCAAACAGCATGGAGCAGGGCACAGAAAAATGGTATCAATATCATTAACAATAGGTTTGTTGGTCCGGATTTCACCAAACAATTTATGGAGAGGGTAAAGAAAATAAGTGATAGCCTGGAAAGTCATCGCCGCCAAAATTTTATGGGACAAATGTTACAGCATCATCGCGTGGCCAGCACAGAATATATGTCGCGCTGGATTGAGGAGAAGAACAGCTAG